In the genome of Felis catus isolate Fca126 chromosome E1, F.catus_Fca126_mat1.0, whole genome shotgun sequence, the window gagccccgcgtcgggctctgggctgatggctcagagcctggagcctgtttccgattctgtgtctccctctctctctgcccctcccccgttcatgccctgtctctctctgtccccgaaataaataaacgttgaaaaaaaaattaaaaaaaaaataaataaacattaaaaaaaaaattttttttaaaaagaaccttcTAGCACCTTGGATTGGGATCTCGATCTGGGGTCTGGGACCCAATCCCGTTTCCTATGCCTCCGGGACAGCGGGAGCTTCCCTGAGAGGAGAGGGGGCTGAGCCGCTGCAGGGTGCGGGGCGATGTGGGAAGGCTGCCCAGAAGCCCTCCGGTCTGTCACTGTCCAGGGCCACCGCGGGCCCCAAACCTCGCCTCCCTCATCCTAGCCGGCCGCATGGCCCGCAAAGCAGGCAATCTGACCTCAGCATCCACGTGTCATAGTCGATATCCGTCATGGTGTTGGGGAATTCAAGGTCCTCTGGCCGAATAGCGGTCACTCCTAGGAGGCAGGGGTAGGTCAGAGCCAAGCGCCCAGCAGTGGGCAGCCAGCagccaccgcccccgcccccggtgcgcgcacacacacgggTGCCCTCACCGGCCTCGATGGAGCCTGACCAGCGGTCCACCATCTTCTGAATGACGATTTCAAATAGCTCCCCATCCCGCAGGGCCCTGCCAGGGACAGCGGCAATCAGACAGGCCCTGCTCGGTGGCCGAGGCTGGGCAGCGGGAAGCTGGGGGCACGAAGGCCCAGGCACTGACCGATTGGAGATGACGATGGCGTCGTTGAACTCGCTGCGGCAGTTATGGCGGAGCGCGGTGCGGCCCCCGTTGGTGATCACTGCGTTACTGCCGTGTAGCTGGTGGAAACGCAGGTCGGAGCCCCCGGCCCCCGATGACGGGGAGCTCGGGGACACCTGGTTGTTCCCTTCGGGGAGTGGCTCGGGGACTGGGGGCACCTCTGCATGAGTGGTCATCACCCATTAGGCTCACAGGGGTCTCGGAGGCCCCCCAAGGCCACCCcgaccccctgcccctgcccagtcCGGCCCTCACCCACGTCGTCCACAATGGTGGCCTGGGCCGCCTGGCCGTAGAGGTCCACGACTGCGTAGACACCCGGGGGCACGTTCCAGGCCGCGGGGCCCTGAGTCATCCCGTTGACAAAGAAGTGCAGGGTCCCGTCCTCCCGCCGCACCACGCCCACCGTGTCCCCTGCCTTGGAAGAAGGGGGGCTGGAGTGAGGAGTCAGGCAGAGCTCCCGCCTGGGCTGGTCCTACGGCAGCCCCGCCTTGCCCGCCTCCCGCCGCCGGGCCCCGGCCGGACGCACGCTCTCCCACCTTGAGGCGGTCCAGGTTGTGCCCGTACTCGTCCAGGATGGTCGTCCCGTTGTGCATCACCCCGTTCCCGGTCATCATCCAGGTCCCTAGGGGGACGAGGGGGGACAGAGGACGTGAGCGGGGCCCAGGGCTCCTGTCGTGCAGCGGTGCCCGCGTCCACCCCCCAAAGCCGCTGGCCCGGCCTGCCTTTTCTGACGGTCGGCTCTCTTCCCAGAGCTGAACAAGAAAACCCTGCACGTCCCAAGCCAGCCATAAGCCCCGTCCACGTGACAGGCAGGCCTCAGCCACCGGATGAGTCGTCACAAGGGTGACAAGCGAAAAAAGGGCCGGAGCACAAGCATCCGGGCTCCAGGGGGTGGTTTCCTCCCGCAGACCCtgtcccggccccgccccgccggggGGCTCACCCGAGCGCAGGTTGGTCATGGTGGAGGGCAACTGGAGGTAGGCAGGGTTGTGGGTGGTGACACCGATCTCGATGGAGCCAGCCCACTTGTCTACCATCTTGTCGATGCGCACCTGGAACACCTCTCCGTCCCGCAGGGCTCTGCTGCTCAGCACTACGCCGTGATTGAAGTCATCGGTGGCACTGAGGGCACAGCACGTGGGGCCTCAGGCACGAGCGCGCGCTCTGAGCACGCCGCACCCCGGCCCGGTCGGTGCCTGCCTGACTCCTGCTGCCCCCAATCCACCTGCTGACCTTCGCTCTCCCGGAGGCTCCCCCCTTCTCTGTCACGACGGCCCCGCTCAGAATCCCGCCGCCCCCCGCATCCGCGCCCCTCCCGCAAGCCCGTTAGAGCCCCTTCTGCgggcttctccccaccccctgggcCATACTGGGGCCTCAAGGCAGTGCGTCCCTCGTGGGTGATAGCCGCCTTCTGCCCGCAGTTCGGGTGGAAGAGCAGGCGCTCGGGCTCGGCCTGAgcggcgggggcggcgcggcGGAGGGCGCCCTCGGGAGACAGGGCCCGCAGGATGGCGTTGTTCCGGCGCAGACGGTCGCTGTGGTTGTTATTATGGACGATGGTCACCTTCACCGCCATCCCGTACAAGTCCACCACTCCATACACCACCGGGGGCGTCAGCGGGGTGGCCACGCCTGTGGGGGTGGAAGGCAAAGGAAGGGGTCAGACACGGGGACACCAGCCTCAAAGAGAGACAGGAGTGTGAGGACCAGACCCCCTGCACCGAGCGCCCTGGCCGCGCAGCCCCTACCCTGATCGATGCCGTTAATGAAGAAATGCAGGGCAGAATTGGACTTCCTCGTGAGACCGATGTGGTCGCCCTCCTGGTCAAAGCAGAAAAGACGAAAGTCTGGAATCTATCCCCGGTCGGGCTCCAGACTTGTCCCGGGGACCCTGGAACAACGCGGTCCTAAAGCCTGCCCGCCAGCCCAGGCCGCAGGGGAACTGCTCCGAAGGTGCCGGAGTCACAGAGCCGCCCCGAACGCTCACTCCGAGGCCAGCGCTGCATTAAGCCATCTCATAAACATCACCCCATCTACCTCCCAAAGGAGTCTAGAAAATACTAACAGGCTCGTTTTAAACgttagaagggaagaaaaaaaaacccaccaaactaCCAAAGAGAACGAGTTTGTTGCCTCTGGTCACCACCACAAATGGCCAAGcgattaagaaaaagtaaaactctgACTTGGAAACCTGAGTGCCTAACTACTAGGCAGCCCTGCCTTCTCAGAAGGAACCTCTAGGCAAAAGCTAAcaggccttggggcgcctgagtggctcagtcggcggagcgtccgacttcggctcaggtcatgatctcacggttcgtgagttcgagccccacatcgggctctgtgctgacagctcggagcctggagcctgcctcgggttctgtgtctccctctctctgccccttagccactcacactctgcctctctctaacGTTTAAagtaaataagcgttaaaaaaaaaaaaaagactttaaaaagcgCTAACAGGCCTTGCTCTGGGTCACAGGGGAGACCGTGGTGCACAGGCAGGGGCACAGGGAAACGGGGCTGCCCCACAGAGGGGCCCAGGCTCCACGCCCACCCTCACCTGTAGCTCATCCAGACTGAACTCACAGTACTCCCGGCGGGTGCCCTTGCCGTTGGTCAGGATCCCACAGCCACTCATCATGATGGTGCCTGGGGGGGAAGCGGACACCCCGCTCGGGACACGGGCTTCCTCCGCCTTAGGAAGGTGCCCCCCGCCCTGCCCGGGGCTGGTACCTGACTGCAGGTTGGTCATGGTGGCCGGGTACTCCAGGCTGTTGGGGTTGTGGGTGGTGACGCCGATCTCAATGGAGCCAGACCACTTATCCACGAGCTTGTCGATGCGGATCTTGGGAGGGGCGACGACAGAAGGGAGAGACGGGGAACGTGAGCACAGAACAGGGCCCCTCGGTCCCCGGCTCTTCCTCGGGCCCCACCCTTCTAACGTCAAGGGTCAAGCCCGGTCTCGAGCCCCCGGAGAGTGACGTGCCAACCAGAGCCCGGGATCTCGCACACCTCAAACATCTCGTTGTCCCGGAGCGGACGGTTGGTCATGACCACGCCATTGTTGAACTCATCCAGGGGCCGGCGGCGCTCGGCCGTCTTGTTATTGTTGCTGAGTTTGATGAGGGTTCCGCACTTCTCGTGAAAGAGCAGGGCGTCGTTGGAAGTGAGGACAGGCGAGGTGGCAGCGCCGCTGGGCCCCGGTCCTTCCCCGGCCGGGGGGGAGCTCAGGTTCACATTTAGGAGCCCCCCGTTGTAGGCAGACAGGATGGCGTTGCCCACCACCTCCGAGAGCTCCATGCTGGCAAAATCTGcagcggcggggcgggggagggaagctGGAACGAGGCCGTACCCCCTCTGGCTCGCCACTCGCCCCCTGGCCCTCTCCTGAGGTCCCTCCCCTCGCCTGGGCCACCTCACTTCCCACTGCCCTTCCCAGAGCCTCCCGGAAGCCCTCACCATTATGCGACTCAAGGCTGTTAGGAAACGTCTCCGGCCGGGCCTGCGCTGGGGACACCATGAAGGCTGGGGACCAGGCGGGATGGGAGGGGAATGAGGGTTCGGCCCCTGCTGCAGGGGCCCACAGCCAGGAGACCCCCTCCTCTAGCCCCTGCTTTCCCCTTCAACAGACTCGGGTGGGGGGGAAAGGGGTCGGAGAGGCCCTGCCCACACCCAGCCTCATGTGTCACTACACGTCACCCACTCCTTCAGCCggtccccctgccccgcccctccaccaCTGCCCGAGCTGTATTCTCACCTTCGTCCCCCGGGGTCCCCTGTTCAGTCAAGGCAGAATCTTCAGGGGGTGCGGAGGGCTCGAGGGGGGGTGTAGGGATGGGAGCAGGGGGGCTGAAACCTGGCTCAGGGGGTAGCACGGTGATCTGTGTGCACTTGCCGTAAAGGTCCACAACGGCCCAGACACGCGCGGGGAGGCCCGTGGCGGCCACCCCGCAGTCCCGCCCGTTCACCCAGAGCCGCAGCTCCCCGGCAACTGTGCGCTCCACGCCCACACGGTCCCCTTCACCGAGCTGGTCCAGGTCCTGACCATACTCCTCCAGCACAGAACGTCCATCCCTCAGCACTGAGCAGCCCGACACCACCCATGAGCCCCCCTTCAGCCCCGTGGCGCTGCTTGGGAAGTCCAGCACACTGGGGTCCAGTGCCGTCACCCCAATCTCAATGGAGCCACTCCAGGAGTTGACCTGCGATGAGAGTGGTGGACAGGGACTCAGGAAGGGCCCCCACGGGTCTCCCACCACTAGGAAACCACACTTCACAGACCACCGTGTCCCCCCTCTTGCCACGTCCCAGCCAGCTGGCTCTTCTCTCTTGAGACGCGGGACACTAACCCAGAGGTGCGGTCCTACAAGCAACTTCCTGGACTCTGTCTCAGGGACCGTGGGCACCGCTGTCCCCTAGCAACTCTGCTCCCTACTCTGGCGGCTCGGTGTCTCTGACACCATGCCTGTCCCCACCGTCTGGGCTAAATTCCCTGGCTGCAGCCCCCTGCCTCCTCTAAGTGCCCGGTGTCTGTGACTTCCCAACCACCCAGATGCACAGCTCTCCGAGTCCGTTCTCCCTGCTCTTGTACAccgctctcctcctcccctggcccGTTTCTCTCCTAGGCCCTGGCTCCACTCAGATTCACTCACTTCCCAAATTCCACCTCTGTGCCCCTGGCCTCGTCACCAAACGACACACAAGAGGCacacctccctctccctgagTGTCCCTCCCCACCCATCGTTCCGGCCTGAGTTTATCCTCCGATGGTTGTACTTCGCCtggttctctctcctcctgtcagGTCCCTGACATCTCTCCGTCCTCCGCCTGCCACAAGCCATTCCAGGAGACCTGTTCCCCAGCCATTCTAGTGGCTGAAGCccgtgtcccttccctgctcctgggtCCGGAGGAAATCAAGCTCTCCTTACCCGTTTCCCCTCCAGACTCAATGTTTCTACTTCCCGCTCCCCTCCTGCCCGTCACCGGGTGCCCATAAGGTCCGTCGGTTCCCTCTCGGTGCCCGGCGATGGGGCTGCCCCGGTTGTCCCCCATCCCGCCTCtcgctctccccctcccaccaccctccaCATCTCGGTTCCGCGGACCCAGCTCCGCACCTTGCGGTCGATGCGGACGGTGAAGACGCGGCCGTCGCGCAAAGGCTCCCGGCTCAACACCAGCCCGTGGTTGAACTCCTGGCCCGGCTGCTGCCGCCGCGCTGTACGCCCACAGGCCGACAGGCTCACCAAGCGCCCGGTGCGCGGGTGCAGCTCCCCGCCGCTGCCCAGACCCCCGCCGGACCCCGGCCCTGGGCCGCTCCCGccggggcccccacccccacccggccccgGCCCGGGGCCTCCCCCAGAGCCCCCGCTCCCACCCGACCCCGCCGCCATCGCCGCTGACACCCGGGCCGCGCGACAGCCGCGCTTGGCGGCACCGTGGCAACCGCGGTGCACACACACCCGGAGGGAATAGGGCTCGGGGCTGGGGCCAGGTATGCTTTACGGCACTGCCGGGCAACGAAGCATCCCGGGCTAGGGAACTAATGACCACCGCGGTGGGAACAGAAGGACGACGGGGTCGGGCAGGCTTGCTTTACGGCACGGCCAGGTGACGGAGTGGCTCAGAGTGGGGTGCAGACTCGGGCAGCGAGCTTTTGCGACAGTAGAAGAAACGACCGCCTCAGGCATCTTTACGACGCAGGGGGTGCTGGCCCCCACCTTCAGCTTTGCGACAGCGGCCCCAACGACCCCGCCCCCGCCGAGGCAGGCGACGCCTTGAAGTTTTCGCTTTACGGCAACAGGAGGAGGTGTCTTCCCTTCGCGCTACACCCTTCGACGCCGTAAGAGCGGCGTCTGGAGCATCCAGAGAAGGGAACCGGtagctttataaataaaaacctcTGCCCTCGCACCGAGACCGGATATATTTTGCGACACTGTCGCAGTCCCTCCACTGTGTAGCGCACTTCTCGTGAGAGGCAAAGCGCGTcgacttggggggggggcagggaagggactcGTGATATTCCTAAACAAGCCCACTTGAACTCCAATCTAGCCAAACCCTTAAATTTTAAAGCCACGGATGAAGAGTCCAATGAAACCCTGGCAGGCAGATTCAAGCAATGGCACTGACGGTCCTGCCCCCAAAACCCCGAGCTATCAAGCCCCCCAGCCCAGCGGTCCGAGCTCGCGCCGAGGTTGGAGGACTATGACGTCACAATGAAGGCTTCCGCCCCATGACCGGGACCCCTGACTATGATTGGATAATTCGGATGAAGGCGGTGATGGGGAAGAAGGGCGGGAACAAATcccagagacaaagaaagaaggcCTTTGGGTGGGGCAGCCGGAGGGGCCCCTAGCCCGAGGTCCCTATATAAAGTCTCGATGCCGGGGCCGCGGCTCCAGGTAGCTGAGCGGGAGGGGACCCGGGCCTCAGCCCGAGCCCCCGACCTCCACGCCCCTCCGCCCAACGCcacggtgggggcggggcctcggggcGGGGCTATGAGAAACAAGTAGGCGGAGCGGGGCGGGGCAGCTAAGAGAGGTCCCCGGATGGGGCCAGGGAGAAGCCCGAGGCTCTGGGGGCTGCCGGCGGCCGCAGTGGGGAATCCCCGGGAGAGGCGACCATGGGTGTGTCCGGAGGAATCACGTTCGAGGCAGACGCCGGGCCGCCCTCCAGCGTAGTCCCGTTTCACGGTTCTGGGCCCTCCCTGCACCCCGGGGGAATCGTAACTCGCAGTCCTGAATCTAGCCGGCCGTCCGGGGGCGTAGCAGTCCTCGGTTCCGGACCCAACCAGCACCCTGGGGAGGTTGCGAACCTCGGCACTGGGTCCGGCCCGTACCCAAGCGGATTACATGGCCCCTTCCCTGAAACTAGAGTATCCGGGACCTACAGGCTCGGGTCCGAGGGGTCTGGGGCGTACAACTCCGGACGCAGTCCGCGCTCCAAGTCAACTTGCTTGCACTCCCACAAACCTTGTGAGGACCGGCCCCGGAGCATCCTAAAAAGCAACGGCTCCGTCTTGATGCAGAAATCCGCCATTGCGGAGAAGTAAAGAGTTCAGCTCGGCTGGCAcccggctcggagcccggagggAGGGGTTTCGGAcactggagggggcggggctagGAGGAAGGGGCGGGGTCCTGAGAACTAGAAGAGAGAGTCGCTGAgggcttgggggggtgggggggtggaatcTGAGCTTCCAGGCCTCCGGGAGAGCAGGTACAGGGTAAACGCTGGCTACGCCGTGTGTGATTATCGTTAGGCGTGACCCCCGCCCTCACTGCTACGCCTCTGAGACTACGAGCGGTACAAGAAGTTTCTGAATGGAAGAAAGTGGGAGGGCTGTGAGGAGGAGGTCGCTGAAAGTTTTCCTACACCTTTCTGTGTCCTCCTACGCCAGGAACAAGTCTCAGCGGTGGAACGAAATGAATATCCTAGTCACCTACCACCCTGCTGACAAGGACTATGGATTTATGAAGGTGGATGAACCCAGCACTCCCTACCACAGGTGCTGAGCCCTCAGCCCTAACCTTTTAGCCCAGACCCTTCCCTATTCAAAggcagtgggggaggcagagaggcccCAGGGATTGGATACTTTCAGATGCTTGCCCCTCACCACTGCTTACTCCCTCGTCTGCAGGCTGCAGGACAGTGATAAGGACCTGCCTGGGGCATCCTCTCCTTCAGTGACTCCGAAGGTGCTGGCCAAGAGGTGAGAGTCCTGCCAGAGGTCAGTAGGGATGTGGggcctctttctccctccacccctgagCTCTGAGGTCTGAGCCAGCTCTGCTTTTTGGCCACCAAAATGGGAGGCACTACAGTTCCCATCTGGACTGACCAAGGCCAAGGTGGGGGAATTAGCCAGCTACATCTACCACCTGCCCCTCCTCGTTCTCTCTGTTTGGTGCCCGCAACCAGTCTCCCTCCTCTTCAGGTTGGCAAAAATGGACAATCTCTATCCCAAGGTCCTCCAGTATGGTGATACCAGAAGTTTGGGAGCTCCAGACCACTTTTCCAAGACACGTGAGATGAGGGGTGGGGATTGAGCGGAAAGGGGAGGCAGAGTGAACCGTCAGCGAGAGCCTGGCCGGAAAGCCAAGCTGTTTACAATGGCCCGCAGACTCCAGTGACTTCATAAACCGCCGAAAGACACATTACGATGAAGGAAAGGTCTTCGAGACTCAGAAAAGTTTTTCCTTCAATGATAATAAGCACAACAACAAAGCAGGCCGTGCCAATACGGGCAGTGGCGGTCGGGGCATGATGCTGGACCCAGAGCCCAGGCCTGTGGAGAGAGGCCGGACAGGAGGACTGGCCAGAGGAGTCAGCGATGAGATTGACCTGGTCACCGGGAACCACATCCGAGAAGCCAAGGGTTAGCTATGGTGGAGCCCCAGGGATTTGTGGGAATTGTAGTCCAGAGTCTTTGCCATACCCTATCTTTCTCAGTGGCCATTGGCCCAGGGCCTTGCTACCTGGGAGGGAGGTAATGGCAGGTGACCCCCAGGGAAGACGGaaggcgggtggggtgggggcctcaTCAGAATAGTCCTCAGGAAGCCCAAGAGAACCATGGGGGATGGAGAGGTCACTGGGATTTTCTAATACGGGAAGAGGCCAGAGAAGTGAGATGAAAACCCAGGGCTGGAACTTCTCCCCTGTGGAGGGGGCCATCACGGACACCTGGGGGTCCTGGATACCCTAGGTGGCCATAAGACCCAGATGGACTCGGATGATTCGGCAGATCCCCCTGCCTTCAGAAATCAGTGCCGAGCTTCAGCCATCATCAGGTCAGGCCAGGAAAGTGGTCTGCGACAAGGAAAGGAGTATTACATCAAAGGAAGATACCTGaggagctccccccaccccgagctCGAGGAGGACACAGAAGATGAGCATGAGGAGCAGGACAGTGAGAGCTGGGCCGGGtcagcctggggcgggggggtgctgACAACCCCAGACTGATGGGTGCCCCAGCCTTGACCCTGTGGTGTTTCCAGGCTCTGCAAACTTGAGCTGGGTGATTGAGAATCCCATAAGCACTGAGGTCCGtctgctgggccacccaggaagCCCCGTTCAGGATCACAAGGCCACCAAGGACCGCCTGAAAGTGACAGTGACAAAATCGGAACCTGGTGAGGGCCCCAGGCCCCAACAGCTGGCTCTTGACAagctcccatccccccaccccaccttctttGCATACCAGTATACCTTCAACAGATGCTAAGAGCGGCCTCGGGCATCCTGGTGTGCAGGGCCCACGTTGTACAGAGAGGAACGAGGGAGGCTCAGAAGGGGTTGGGACCCCCTCCAGCTTGGCACTAGCTGTTGGTCCCGCGCCTCCC includes:
- the LOC102899307 gene encoding uncharacterized protein LOC102899307 isoform X1, producing the protein MGVSGGITFEADAGPPSSVVPFHGSGPSLHPGGIVTRSPESSRPSGGVAVLGSGPNQHPGEVANLGTGSGPYPSGLHGPFPETRVSGTYRLGSEGSGAYNSGRSPRSKSTCLHSHKPCEDRPRSILKSNGSVLMQKSAIAEKNKSQRWNEMNILVTYHPADKDYGFMKVDEPSTPYHRLQDSDKDLPGASSPSVTPKVLAKRLAKMDNLYPKVLQYGDTRSLGAPDHFSKTHSSDFINRRKTHYDEGKVFETQKSFSFNDNKHNNKAGRANTGSGGRGMMLDPEPRPVERGRTGGLARGVSDEIDLVTGNHIREAKGGHKTQMDSDDSADPPAFRNQCRASAIIRSGQESGLRQGKEYYIKGRYLRSSPHPELEEDTEDEHEEQDSSANLSWVIENPISTEVRLLGHPGSPVQDHKATKDRLKVTVTKSEPGTALSSKDNGSRSESGWCQSVPGIQGAHLAKARKLGEAAWQPPEVPTTKPKQA
- the LOC102899307 gene encoding uncharacterized protein LOC102899307 isoform X2, which gives rise to MGVSGGITFEADAGPPSSVVPFHGSGPSLHPGGIVTRSPESSRPSGGVAVLGSGPNQHPGEVANLGTGSGPYPSGLHGPFPETRVSGTYRLGSEGSGAYNSGRSPRSKSTCLHSHKPCEDRPRSILKSNGSVLMQKSAIAEKNKSQRWNEMNILVTYHPADKDYGFMKVDEPSTPYHRLQDSDKDLPGASSPSVTPKVLAKRLAKMDNLYPKVLQYGDTRSLGAPDHFSKTHSSDFINRRKTHYDEGKVFETQKSFSFNDNKHNNKAGRANTGSGGRGMMLDPEPRPVERGRTGGLARGVSDEIDLVTGNHIREAKGGHKTQMDSDDSADPPAFRNQCRASAIIRSGQESGLRQGKEYYIKGRYLRSSPHPELEEDTEDEHEEQDSSANLSWVIENPISTEVRLLGHPGSPVQDHKATKDRLKVTVTKSEPDETLRLQWTQEGEANRWKM